The Paracoccus liaowanqingii genome window below encodes:
- a CDS encoding ribonuclease D — protein MSIHLYPNDLPDDLVLGPVVAIDTETMGLDPRRDRLCLVQMSSGDGEAHLVQIDRGQTEAPNLTKLLTDPKVLKLFHFGRFDVAALENAFGVVTSPVWCTKIASKLVRTFTDRHGLKVLLQELVGVDVSKQQQTSDWGAADLSDAQLEYAASDVLHLHKLKEVLEERLKRENRLGLAQACFDFLPARAHLDLLGWGDESDIFRH, from the coding sequence ATGAGCATCCATCTGTATCCCAACGACCTTCCCGACGATCTGGTTCTGGGCCCGGTCGTGGCCATCGACACCGAGACGATGGGCCTGGACCCGCGCCGCGACCGGCTGTGCCTGGTGCAGATGTCCTCGGGCGACGGCGAGGCGCATCTGGTCCAGATCGACCGCGGCCAGACCGAGGCGCCGAACCTGACCAAGCTGCTGACCGATCCCAAGGTGCTGAAGCTGTTCCATTTCGGCCGCTTCGACGTGGCCGCGCTGGAGAATGCCTTCGGGGTCGTGACCTCTCCGGTCTGGTGCACCAAGATCGCCTCCAAGCTGGTGCGGACCTTCACCGACCGGCACGGGCTGAAGGTCCTGCTGCAGGAGCTGGTCGGCGTCGATGTCAGCAAGCAGCAGCAGACCAGCGACTGGGGCGCGGCCGATCTGTCGGATGCGCAGCTGGAATATGCTGCATCCGACGTGCTGCATCTGCACAAGCTGAAGGAGGTTCTGGAAGAGCGGCTGAAGCGCGAGAACCGGCTGGGGCTGGCGCAGGCCTGCTTTGACTTTCTGCCCGCCCGTGCCCATCTGGATCTGCTGGGCTGGGGCGACGAGAGCGATATCTTTCGGCACTGA
- a CDS encoding response regulator, producing MTHPDTHLLVVDDDERIRALLGRFLRKNGYMVTMARDAAQARRLLAGLEFDMIVLDVMMPGEDGLALTRDLRRRLDTPILLLTAKGETEDRISGLESGADDYLAKPFEPRELLLRIGAILRRVPVVELAQPKFLTLGALRYDSDKGELWNGDAPLRLTGTETALLRRLAASRGQPVSRAELIEDLGRGSPDEENGERAIDVQITRLRRKIEPDPREPRFLQTVRGTGYMLVVD from the coding sequence ATGACCCACCCCGACACCCATCTGCTGGTCGTCGACGATGACGAACGCATCCGCGCCCTGCTGGGACGCTTCCTGCGCAAGAACGGCTACATGGTCACGATGGCCCGCGATGCCGCGCAGGCCCGGCGGCTGCTGGCCGGGCTGGAATTCGACATGATCGTGCTGGACGTGATGATGCCCGGCGAGGACGGTCTGGCCCTGACCCGCGACCTGCGCCGCCGCCTGGACACGCCCATCCTGCTGCTGACCGCAAAGGGCGAGACCGAGGACCGCATCAGCGGCCTGGAGAGCGGCGCCGACGATTACCTGGCCAAGCCCTTCGAGCCGCGCGAGCTGCTGCTGCGGATCGGCGCGATCCTGCGCCGCGTGCCGGTGGTCGAGCTGGCCCAGCCCAAGTTCCTGACGCTGGGCGCGCTGCGCTATGACAGCGACAAGGGCGAGTTGTGGAACGGCGACGCGCCGCTGCGGCTGACCGGCACCGAAACCGCGCTGCTGCGGCGCCTGGCGGCCAGCCGGGGCCAGCCCGTCAGCCGGGCCGAGCTGATCGAGGACCTGGGCCGCGGCAGCCCCGACGAGGAGAACGGCGAACGCGCCATCGACGTGCAGATCACCCGCCTGCGCCGCAAGATCGAGCCCGACCCGCGCGAGCCGCGCTTTCTGCAGACGGTGCGGGGCACGGGCTACATGCTGGTGGTGGACTAG
- a CDS encoding DUF2218 domain-containing protein, which yields MRMTADFPTARGPALLGTMAKHFSHKIPVALDDGQAVLDFPMGAARIGLREDALHLALEAADDAALERLREVVERHLLRFAHREMPGALVWQPA from the coding sequence ATGCGGATGACCGCCGATTTCCCCACCGCCCGCGGCCCGGCCCTGTTGGGGACCATGGCCAAGCATTTCAGCCACAAGATCCCGGTGGCGCTTGACGACGGTCAGGCGGTGCTGGACTTTCCGATGGGGGCTGCGCGGATCGGGCTGCGCGAGGACGCGCTGCATCTGGCGCTGGAGGCGGCGGATGACGCGGCGTTGGAGCGCCTGCGCGAGGTGGTCGAACGCCACCTGCTGCGCTTTGCCCATCGCGAGATGCCCGGCGCGCTGGTCTGGCAGCCCGCCTGA
- a CDS encoding branched-chain amino acid aminotransferase, which translates to MLAYDDRDGKIWMNGDLVDWRDAKVHVLTHAMHYASSVFEGERCYDGKIFKSHEHSLRLLESGRLLDMPIPYTADQIDAAKEAVLKANGFDNAYVRVVAWRGSGLDMGVSAARNPVCMAVAAWEWGSYYGDAKWQGAKLDVAKWKRPSPETIPTAAKAAGLYMICTMSKHAAEAKGCSDALFMDWEGYVAEATGANIFFVRDGEIHTPMADRFLNGITRQTIIEMLKGKGFAVHERRILPEELESFQECWLTGTAAEVTPVGQIGDWHFQVGQITRDVAESYEALVRA; encoded by the coding sequence ATGCTGGCTTACGACGATCGCGACGGCAAGATCTGGATGAACGGGGACCTGGTCGACTGGCGCGATGCCAAGGTGCACGTCCTGACCCATGCGATGCATTACGCAAGCTCGGTCTTCGAGGGCGAGCGCTGCTATGACGGCAAGATCTTCAAAAGCCACGAGCATTCGCTGCGCCTGCTGGAATCGGGCCGCTTGCTGGACATGCCGATCCCCTATACCGCCGATCAGATCGACGCCGCCAAGGAGGCCGTGCTGAAGGCCAACGGCTTCGACAACGCCTATGTGCGCGTCGTGGCCTGGCGCGGGTCGGGGCTGGACATGGGCGTCTCGGCGGCCAGGAACCCGGTCTGCATGGCGGTGGCCGCATGGGAATGGGGCAGCTATTACGGCGATGCGAAATGGCAGGGCGCGAAGCTGGACGTGGCCAAGTGGAAGCGCCCCTCGCCCGAGACCATCCCCACCGCCGCCAAGGCCGCCGGGCTCTACATGATCTGCACCATGTCCAAGCACGCGGCCGAGGCCAAGGGCTGCTCGGACGCGCTGTTCATGGACTGGGAGGGCTACGTGGCCGAGGCCACCGGCGCCAACATCTTCTTCGTGCGCGACGGAGAGATCCACACGCCGATGGCCGACCGCTTCCTGAACGGCATCACCCGCCAGACCATCATCGAGATGCTCAAGGGCAAGGGCTTTGCCGTCCACGAGCGCCGCATCCTGCCCGAGGAGCTGGAAAGCTTCCAGGAATGCTGGCTGACCGGCACCGCCGCCGAGGTCACCCCGGTGGGCCAGATCGGCGACTGGCATTTCCAGGTGGGCCAGATCACCCGCGACGTGGCCGAAAGCTACGAGGCCCTCGTCCGCGCCTGA
- the lptB gene encoding LPS export ABC transporter ATP-binding protein yields the protein MRRGPAAPGEGLDVRGLRKSYRNRPVIRDVSVTLRRGEVVALLGPNGSGKTTCFYCIAGLVAPDAGQVLIDGRDATRLPMFRRARMGIGYLPQEMSIFRGLTVEQNIMAVLEVALDDPRHRRDRLEELLADFSITHLRNASALALSGGERRRAEIARCLASDPGFLLLDEPFAGVDPIAVGEIRTLVHALKSRGIGVLITDHNVRETLGIVDRAYILHDGHVLMSGTTDQIVADPRVREVYLGDSFTMA from the coding sequence ATGCGCCGCGGGCCCGCCGCGCCGGGCGAAGGGCTGGACGTGCGGGGGCTGCGCAAGTCCTATCGCAACCGCCCCGTGATCCGCGACGTGTCGGTCACCCTGCGGCGCGGCGAGGTCGTGGCGCTCTTGGGCCCGAACGGTTCGGGCAAGACCACGTGCTTCTACTGCATCGCGGGGCTGGTGGCGCCGGATGCGGGGCAGGTGCTGATCGACGGGCGCGATGCCACGCGCCTGCCGATGTTCCGCCGCGCGCGCATGGGCATCGGCTATCTGCCGCAGGAGATGTCGATCTTTCGCGGCCTGACGGTCGAGCAGAACATCATGGCGGTCCTGGAGGTCGCGCTGGACGATCCCCGCCACCGGCGCGACCGGCTGGAGGAGCTGCTGGCCGACTTCTCGATCACCCATCTGCGCAACGCCTCGGCGCTGGCCCTGTCGGGGGGCGAGCGGCGGCGGGCCGAGATCGCGCGCTGCTTGGCCTCGGATCCGGGCTTCCTGCTGCTGGACGAGCCCTTCGCGGGCGTCGATCCCATCGCGGTGGGCGAGATCCGCACCCTGGTCCATGCGCTGAAGTCGCGCGGCATCGGGGTGCTGATCACCGACCACAACGTCCGTGAGACCCTGGGAATCGTCGACCGCGCCTATATCCTGCATGACGGGCATGTGCTGATGTCGGGCACGACCGACCAGATCGTCGCCGATCCCCGCGTGCGCGAGGTCTATCTGGGCGACAGCTTCACCATGGCGTGA
- a CDS encoding ABC transporter permease, protein MRLRPALSSALLALMLASLTVGAAQVDLRAVFRDPQAMLVLLESRLPRTLAVALTGAALSVAGVLIQALVRNRFVGPDTSGTAEGAALGLLAITILWPSSPLWLRMIAASLSAMVTTALFLAVIRRLPVREVMLVPIAGLVLSGVLGSVVTFVGWQTDLMQYVGTWLMSGEFSGVISGRYELLWIAALAAGLAWFSADRFAILGLGDQVATGLGLSTAAVMRLGLAVVSVVTAMVVTTVGMIPFVGLVVPNLVARVMGDNLRASLPVVGLAGAVLVLACDLLGRLVIRPYEIPAGVILGVLGAVLFLWLLHRRPAHG, encoded by the coding sequence ATGCGCCTGCGGCCCGCCCTGTCGTCGGCGCTGCTGGCGCTGATGCTGGCCAGCCTGACCGTGGGGGCAGCCCAGGTCGACCTGCGCGCGGTCTTCCGCGACCCGCAGGCGATGCTGGTCCTGCTGGAATCGCGGCTGCCGCGCACGCTGGCGGTGGCGCTGACCGGCGCCGCGCTGTCGGTGGCGGGCGTGCTGATCCAGGCGCTGGTCCGCAACCGCTTCGTGGGTCCCGACACCTCGGGCACCGCCGAGGGCGCGGCGCTCGGCCTGCTGGCCATCACGATCCTCTGGCCCTCCAGCCCGCTCTGGCTGCGCATGATCGCGGCCAGCCTGTCGGCGATGGTCACCACCGCGCTGTTTCTGGCCGTGATCCGCCGCCTGCCGGTGCGCGAGGTGATGCTGGTGCCCATCGCGGGGCTGGTGCTGTCGGGCGTCCTGGGATCGGTGGTGACCTTCGTCGGCTGGCAGACCGACCTAATGCAATATGTCGGCACCTGGCTGATGAGCGGCGAGTTCTCGGGCGTCATCTCGGGCCGCTACGAGCTTCTGTGGATCGCCGCCCTGGCTGCCGGGCTGGCGTGGTTCTCGGCCGACCGCTTCGCCATCCTGGGCCTGGGCGATCAGGTGGCGACCGGGCTGGGCCTTTCCACGGCGGCGGTGATGCGTCTGGGGCTGGCGGTGGTGTCGGTGGTCACCGCGATGGTGGTGACGACGGTGGGGATGATCCCCTTCGTGGGCCTCGTCGTGCCCAATCTGGTCGCCCGGGTCATGGGCGACAACCTGCGTGCCTCGCTGCCGGTGGTGGGGCTGGCGGGCGCGGTGCTGGTGCTGGCCTGCGACCTCCTGGGCCGCCTGGTCATCCGCCCCTACGAGATCCCCGCCGGGGTGATCCTGGGCGTGCTGGGCGCCGTGCTGTTCCTGTGGCTCCTGCATCGCAGGCCCGCCCATGGATAG
- a CDS encoding PTS sugar transporter subunit IIA, producing the protein MQLAEILRPGAVRSLGQVTSKKRLFQELADLAHAEYGLNAPEVLDALQERESLGPTGVGQGVALPHARLHGLDKVAGLFLRLEKPLDFDAVDRQPVDLVFALLAPESSGVDHLKALALVSRTLRDQDLRAKLRANDDPVALHAVLSAAQGIKAA; encoded by the coding sequence ATGCAGCTAGCTGAAATCCTCCGGCCCGGGGCGGTGCGCTCTCTGGGGCAGGTCACCTCGAAGAAGCGCCTGTTCCAGGAACTGGCCGATCTGGCCCATGCCGAATACGGGCTGAACGCCCCCGAAGTCCTGGACGCCCTGCAGGAGCGCGAAAGCCTGGGGCCGACGGGCGTGGGGCAGGGCGTGGCCCTGCCGCATGCGCGGCTGCACGGGCTGGACAAGGTCGCGGGCCTCTTCCTGCGGCTGGAGAAACCGCTGGATTTCGACGCGGTCGACCGCCAGCCGGTCGACCTGGTCTTTGCCCTGCTGGCGCCGGAAAGCAGCGGCGTCGATCACCTCAAGGCCCTGGCGCTGGTGTCGCGGACGCTGCGCGACCAGGACCTGCGCGCCAAGCTGCGCGCCAATGACGATCCGGTCGCGCTGCATGCCGTCCTGTCGGCCGCGCAGGGCATCAAGGCCGCCTGA
- a CDS encoding efflux RND transporter periplasmic adaptor subunit: protein MRFLTRSLLGLFLTFLTLALLFLAGFQLWQAAAMRGAGGGPARTAEEQVYATRLVTLTPGTVAPVLQVFGQVRTLRELQLRAGASGRIVQLDAALQEGGVVVAGQLLARIDPAAAQAALDISQAERDDAQATLADVRRRVDIAGEDLAAAERQAELREAAVTRQGQLAERGLGTSLDRETAELAASTAQQTVIAARAAQADALSAVTAAENALRRAEIALTEARRALADTEIRAGFDGRVTAVTAVEGGLVSLNEQLATIIDPEALEVQMPLSLDQFARLAGPDGALLPQEVTLLLDGSAGQRAARARLDRAAASVAEGSTGRIVYARLTEGGGALRPGDFVTARIAEPALEGAAILPATALGAQGEVLVAGADGRLAAMAVTVLRRQGDDLVVAVPPALAGARIVAERAPQLGIGIRVRDVTETPNPPPGPMEGPEQRVERPEGASRG from the coding sequence ATGCGATTCCTGACGCGCAGCCTGCTGGGGCTGTTCCTGACCTTCCTGACGCTGGCCCTGCTGTTCCTGGCGGGGTTCCAGCTGTGGCAGGCGGCCGCCATGCGCGGCGCGGGGGGCGGGCCCGCCCGCACCGCCGAGGAACAGGTCTATGCCACAAGGCTAGTGACGCTGACGCCCGGCACCGTGGCGCCCGTGCTGCAGGTCTTTGGCCAGGTCCGCACGCTGCGCGAGTTGCAGCTGCGCGCCGGGGCCTCGGGCCGGATCGTCCAGCTGGACGCGGCCCTGCAGGAGGGCGGCGTCGTCGTGGCGGGGCAGCTTCTGGCGCGGATCGACCCGGCGGCGGCGCAGGCGGCGCTGGACATCAGCCAGGCCGAACGTGACGACGCGCAGGCCACGCTGGCGGATGTGCGCCGCCGCGTGGACATCGCGGGCGAGGATCTGGCCGCCGCCGAACGCCAGGCCGAGCTGCGCGAGGCCGCCGTGACGCGGCAGGGCCAGCTGGCCGAGCGGGGCCTGGGCACCAGCCTTGACCGCGAGACGGCGGAACTGGCGGCCTCGACCGCGCAGCAGACGGTGATCGCCGCCCGCGCCGCCCAGGCCGATGCGCTGAGCGCGGTGACGGCGGCCGAGAACGCCCTGCGCCGGGCCGAGATCGCCCTGACCGAGGCGCGGCGCGCACTGGCCGATACCGAGATCCGCGCCGGGTTCGACGGCCGCGTCACCGCCGTCACGGCGGTCGAGGGCGGGCTGGTCAGCCTGAACGAGCAGCTGGCCACGATCATCGACCCCGAGGCGCTGGAGGTGCAGATGCCCCTGTCGCTGGACCAGTTCGCCCGGCTGGCGGGCCCGGACGGCGCGCTGCTGCCGCAGGAGGTGACCCTGCTGCTGGACGGCAGCGCGGGGCAGAGGGCGGCGCGGGCGCGGCTGGACCGGGCCGCGGCCTCGGTCGCGGAAGGCTCGACCGGGCGGATCGTCTATGCGCGGCTGACCGAGGGCGGCGGGGCGCTGCGCCCGGGCGATTTCGTCACCGCCCGCATCGCCGAACCGGCGCTGGAGGGCGCGGCGATCCTGCCCGCCACCGCGCTGGGCGCGCAGGGCGAGGTTCTGGTGGCGGGCGCGGACGGGCGGCTGGCGGCGATGGCGGTGACCGTGCTGCGCCGGCAGGGCGACGATCTTGTCGTGGCGGTGCCGCCCGCGCTGGCCGGGGCGCGGATCGTGGCCGAACGCGCGCCGCAGCTGGGCATCGGCATCCGCGTGCGCGATGTGACCGAGACACCCAACCCGCCGCCGGGTCCGATGGAGGGCCCCGAGCAGCGGGTCGAACGCCCCGAGGGCGCCTCGCGTGGCTGA
- a CDS encoding MarR family winged helix-turn-helix transcriptional regulator, with amino-acid sequence MQDKARIQAMVGEDLLFLTDDQLRRGIEAMFFAYRAFTADPDLILADLDYGRAHHRALHFVHRDPGLTVTSLLAVLGVTKQSLNRVLRTLIEDGLVDSRIGRRDRRERQLHLTPAGTALERRLSEAQRARMRAAYRNAGPQAVAGFRQVLEAMMDPETRAQYQALKDLSDDR; translated from the coding sequence ATGCAGGACAAGGCGCGGATTCAGGCGATGGTGGGCGAGGATCTGCTGTTCCTGACCGACGACCAGCTGCGCCGGGGGATCGAGGCGATGTTCTTCGCCTATCGCGCCTTCACCGCCGATCCCGACCTGATCCTGGCGGATCTGGATTACGGCCGCGCCCATCACCGGGCGCTGCATTTCGTCCATCGCGATCCGGGGCTGACGGTGACCTCGCTGCTGGCCGTCCTGGGGGTGACCAAGCAGTCGCTGAACCGGGTCCTGCGTACGCTGATCGAGGACGGGCTGGTCGACAGCCGCATCGGGCGGCGCGACCGGCGCGAACGCCAGCTGCACCTGACCCCCGCCGGCACCGCGCTGGAACGCCGCCTGTCCGAGGCGCAGCGGGCGCGGATGCGCGCCGCCTATCGCAATGCCGGCCCGCAGGCGGTCGCGGGGTTCCGGCAGGTCCTGGAAGCGATGATGGACCCCGAGACGCGGGCGCAGTATCAGGCGCTGAAGGATCTGTCCGACGACCGCTGA
- a CDS encoding uracil-DNA glycosylase translates to MDRATYQGIELDAETALALLDWQLEMGVDVPLMDVALDRFDLPARTAPAPAPAAAAPEAPPVLTLGADGADDLADRLLQAEALAAEADSLEALATAQEGFDGIELKKGARNFCFSDGNPKARVLILGEAPGDEEDRQGRPFVGRSGQLLDRMFGAIGLARDAVDAERAIYITNVLTWRPPGNRDPGADEIAVSLPFLRRHIELAAPELIVLMGNIPCQAAIGKRGILRLRGQWVQAFGRPALPMTHPAYLLRNPPAKRDSWGDLLSLAARLESLSV, encoded by the coding sequence ATGGACCGGGCGACATATCAGGGAATCGAACTGGACGCGGAGACCGCGCTGGCGCTGCTGGACTGGCAGCTCGAGATGGGCGTGGACGTGCCCCTGATGGACGTGGCCCTGGACCGGTTCGATCTGCCCGCCCGCACCGCGCCCGCCCCCGCTCCTGCGGCGGCGGCCCCCGAGGCGCCGCCGGTCCTGACCCTGGGCGCGGACGGGGCCGACGATCTGGCGGACCGGCTGCTCCAGGCCGAGGCGCTGGCGGCGGAGGCCGACAGCCTGGAGGCGCTGGCCACGGCCCAGGAGGGCTTCGACGGGATCGAGCTGAAGAAGGGCGCGCGGAACTTCTGCTTTTCCGACGGCAATCCCAAGGCGCGCGTCCTGATCCTGGGCGAGGCGCCCGGCGACGAGGAGGATCGGCAGGGCCGTCCCTTCGTGGGCCGGTCGGGGCAGCTCTTGGACCGGATGTTCGGGGCCATCGGACTTGCCCGCGACGCGGTCGATGCGGAGCGCGCGATCTACATCACCAACGTGCTGACCTGGCGCCCGCCGGGCAACCGCGACCCGGGCGCGGATGAAATTGCCGTGAGCCTGCCCTTCCTGCGCCGCCATATCGAGCTGGCGGCGCCCGAGCTGATCGTGCTGATGGGCAACATCCCCTGCCAAGCCGCGATCGGCAAGCGCGGCATCCTGCGGCTGCGCGGCCAGTGGGTGCAGGCCTTCGGGCGTCCCGCCCTGCCGATGACGCACCCCGCCTATCTGCTGCGCAACCCGCCCGCCAAGCGCGACAGCTGGGGCGACCTGTTGTCGCTGGCGGCGCGGCTGGAATCGCTTTCCGTTTAG
- the hpf gene encoding ribosome hibernation-promoting factor, HPF/YfiA family produces MRYTISGKQIDVGDALSTHVKTELGETIEKYSQRPTDAAVTFSKDAHQFLCDSVVHLSTGLNVQARGAANDIYAAFEACREKMDKQLRRYKRRLKDHHKDRAEPVVFGQADSYVLAAEDEDAEAQDGSLEPIIIAEMESRVPTLSVGDAVMQMELSGTPLLVFRNEKHGGVNVVHRRDDGNVGWIDPRGNG; encoded by the coding sequence ATGCGCTACACCATCAGCGGAAAACAGATCGATGTCGGCGATGCCCTCAGCACGCATGTGAAGACCGAACTGGGCGAGACGATCGAGAAGTACTCGCAGCGGCCGACGGATGCCGCCGTGACCTTCTCGAAGGACGCGCATCAGTTCCTGTGCGACAGCGTGGTGCACCTGTCCACCGGCCTCAACGTGCAGGCGCGCGGGGCCGCCAACGACATCTATGCCGCCTTCGAGGCCTGCCGCGAAAAGATGGACAAGCAGCTGCGCCGCTACAAGCGCCGGCTCAAGGATCACCACAAGGACCGCGCCGAGCCGGTTGTCTTCGGGCAGGCCGACAGCTATGTGCTGGCCGCCGAGGACGAGGATGCGGAGGCCCAGGACGGCAGCCTGGAGCCGATCATCATCGCCGAGATGGAAAGCCGCGTGCCCACCCTGTCGGTGGGCGATGCGGTGATGCAGATGGAACTGTCGGGAACGCCGCTTCTGGTGTTCCGCAACGAGAAACATGGCGGCGTCAACGTCGTCCATCGCCGCGACGACGGCAATGTGGGATGGATCGACCCGCGCGGCAACGGCTGA
- the lptA gene encoding lipopolysaccharide transport periplasmic protein LptA, with protein sequence MRADVSAPVEVAADNLSVDQADGSALFSGNVVIGQGEMRLSADEVTVDYAEGGQERIRSLTAIGNVTLVSGEDAAEAGQAVYDVAGGSVVLTGDVLLTQGGNVLQGDRVTVDLATGSAQVQGRVRSVLQPGTE encoded by the coding sequence ATGCGGGCCGATGTCTCGGCCCCGGTCGAGGTGGCGGCGGACAACCTGAGCGTCGATCAGGCCGATGGCAGCGCGCTGTTCTCGGGCAATGTGGTGATCGGGCAGGGCGAGATGCGCCTGTCGGCGGACGAGGTCACCGTGGACTATGCCGAGGGCGGGCAGGAGCGGATCCGGTCGCTGACCGCCATCGGCAATGTCACGCTGGTCTCGGGCGAGGATGCGGCCGAGGCCGGGCAGGCGGTCTATGACGTGGCGGGGGGCAGCGTGGTGCTGACCGGCGACGTGCTGCTGACCCAAGGCGGCAACGTGCTGCAGGGCGACCGGGTGACGGTCGATCTGGCCACCGGGTCGGCGCAGGTGCAGGGGCGCGTGCGGTCGGTCCTGCAGCCGGGGACCGAGTGA
- a CDS encoding KpsF/GutQ family sugar-phosphate isomerase → MKKKGLARVADFIGTGRRVIETEIAGLQALSAGLGDEFSRAVEMILAVKGRVIVSGMGKSGHVGRKIAATFASTGTPAQFVHPAEASHGDLGMVTAADLALVLSNSGETPELADLIAHTRRFSIPLIGVAARPGSTLMRQADVALALPAAAEACGNGIVPTTSTTMTLALGDALAIALMEHRRFTPEHFRTFHPGGKLGALLAKVGDLMQADLPLVGLDAPMSEALLVISQKGYGVTGVVDAQGALAGIITDGDLRRHMQGLLDLDAAAVMTPSPRTIGPEALAGAALAQMQERKITCLFAVQDGRPCGILHIHDCLRAGLV, encoded by the coding sequence GTGAAGAAGAAGGGGCTGGCGCGCGTGGCGGATTTCATCGGGACGGGGCGGCGGGTGATCGAGACCGAGATCGCGGGGCTGCAGGCCCTGTCGGCCGGGCTGGGGGATGAATTCTCGCGCGCGGTCGAGATGATCCTGGCGGTCAAGGGCCGGGTGATCGTGTCGGGCATGGGCAAGTCGGGCCATGTCGGGCGCAAGATCGCGGCGACTTTCGCCTCGACCGGGACGCCCGCGCAGTTCGTCCATCCCGCCGAGGCGAGCCATGGCGATCTGGGCATGGTCACCGCCGCCGATCTGGCGCTGGTCCTGTCCAACAGCGGCGAGACGCCGGAACTGGCCGACCTGATCGCGCATACACGGCGCTTTTCCATCCCGCTGATCGGGGTCGCGGCGCGGCCCGGTTCGACGCTGATGCGGCAGGCCGACGTGGCGCTGGCGCTGCCCGCCGCCGCCGAGGCCTGCGGCAACGGGATCGTGCCCACCACCTCGACCACCATGACGCTGGCCTTGGGCGACGCGCTGGCCATCGCGCTGATGGAGCATCGCCGCTTCACACCCGAGCATTTCCGCACCTTCCATCCCGGCGGCAAGCTGGGCGCGCTGCTGGCCAAGGTCGGCGACCTGATGCAGGCCGACCTGCCGCTGGTGGGGCTGGACGCACCCATGTCCGAGGCGCTGCTGGTGATCAGCCAGAAGGGCTATGGCGTGACGGGCGTGGTCGACGCGCAGGGTGCGCTGGCGGGGATCATCACCGACGGCGACTTGCGACGCCACATGCAGGGGCTGCTGGATCTGGACGCGGCCGCCGTGATGACGCCCTCGCCGCGCACCATCGGCCCCGAGGCGCTGGCGGGCGCCGCGCTGGCCCAGATGCAGGAGCGCAAGATCACCTGTCTGTTTGCCGTGCAGGACGGGCGCCCCTGCGGCATCCTGCATATCCACGACTGCCTGCGCGCCGGGCTGGTCTGA
- a CDS encoding siderophore ABC transporter substrate-binding protein, whose translation MRRIALSGLLAATLASLPLAALAQDVTIDTAQGPVTLPAAPQSVAVYDMAALDTLTAMGVQPTGTIDNILVAPLRAAAADAAPVGTLFEPDLEALAGLAPDLVIVAGRSAPQLAAVSQVAPAIDMSLGTDLVAEARARIEGYGTLFDRQDRAAQMTAELDTKLAALRAAAEGRGTAMIVLTNGPKMSAYGKGSRFGWIFEASGLTEAVEGLDQSNHGQAISHEFIAEADPDWLLVVDRGAAIGADGAGATETLRSALVEGTTAWQQDQVILLDPAATYISAGGFGSLTATLDQLTAALTDGAQG comes from the coding sequence ATGCGTCGCATCGCGCTGTCCGGCCTTCTGGCCGCCACCCTCGCCTCCCTGCCCCTGGCCGCGCTGGCCCAGGATGTCACCATCGACACCGCGCAGGGGCCCGTCACCCTGCCCGCCGCGCCGCAATCCGTCGCGGTCTACGACATGGCGGCGCTGGACACGCTGACCGCGATGGGCGTGCAGCCCACCGGCACCATCGACAACATCCTGGTGGCCCCCCTGCGCGCGGCCGCCGCCGACGCCGCCCCGGTCGGCACCCTCTTCGAGCCCGATCTGGAGGCGCTGGCGGGTCTCGCGCCCGATCTGGTGATCGTGGCGGGCCGCTCGGCCCCGCAGCTGGCGGCCGTCTCGCAGGTCGCCCCCGCCATCGACATGAGCCTGGGCACCGATCTGGTGGCCGAGGCCCGGGCGCGCATCGAGGGCTACGGCACGCTCTTCGACCGCCAGGACCGCGCCGCCCAGATGACCGCCGAACTGGACACCAAGCTGGCGGCGCTGCGCGCGGCGGCCGAGGGCCGGGGCACGGCGATGATCGTGCTGACCAACGGCCCCAAGATGTCGGCCTATGGCAAGGGCTCGCGCTTCGGCTGGATCTTCGAGGCCAGCGGCCTGACCGAGGCGGTCGAGGGGCTGGACCAGTCCAACCACGGCCAGGCGATCAGCCACGAGTTCATCGCCGAGGCCGATCCCGACTGGCTGCTGGTCGTCGATCGCGGCGCCGCCATCGGCGCGGACGGCGCGGGCGCGACCGAGACGCTGCGCTCGGCCCTGGTCGAGGGCACGACCGCCTGGCAGCAGGATCAGGTGATCCTGCTGGATCCGGCGGCCACCTACATCTCGGCCGGGGGCTTCGGGTCGCTGACCGCGACCCTGGACCAGCTGACCGCCGCCCTGACGGACGGCGCCCAAGGCTGA